One Desulfobacterales bacterium genomic region harbors:
- a CDS encoding FAD-dependent oxidoreductase produces the protein MSNNPEAFDLSILGCGPGGLAAAVRALDLGKKVCLIERGQIGGAGVMWGALASKTFWELSKDYAIAAKKDRGYQAAGLKVDFSKVRATVLEAVKEKQTQMQSQVDVFSPGRWQGPGALIYKEGSGSFVAQNRLLIHFPDNKKEEIITENVLIATGSSPRKIPGIDIDQERIFDSDGILKLKKFPKKLMIIGAGIVGCEYATIFSNFKQTKVYLVDHMERIIPYEDADISNFVSSNLVSRQPCNVVKNVVSMLHNQPGRIG, from the coding sequence ATGTCTAATAATCCTGAAGCATTTGATCTCTCTATTCTGGGATGCGGACCCGGCGGGCTTGCTGCCGCTGTCCGGGCGCTTGATTTAGGCAAAAAGGTCTGTCTGATCGAACGCGGACAAATTGGCGGGGCAGGCGTGATGTGGGGGGCACTGGCATCGAAAACTTTTTGGGAGCTTTCCAAAGATTATGCCATTGCCGCCAAAAAGGACCGGGGATACCAGGCTGCCGGACTTAAGGTAGACTTCAGCAAGGTCCGGGCAACCGTCCTCGAAGCCGTTAAGGAAAAACAAACCCAGATGCAATCCCAGGTCGATGTCTTTTCCCCCGGACGCTGGCAGGGGCCGGGCGCATTGATTTATAAAGAAGGCAGCGGATCGTTTGTTGCACAAAACCGTCTGCTGATCCATTTCCCGGACAATAAAAAAGAAGAAATTATCACTGAGAATGTTCTGATTGCAACCGGCTCCTCTCCCCGAAAGATTCCCGGGATAGACATCGATCAGGAGCGTATTTTTGATTCCGACGGCATCTTGAAGCTGAAAAAATTTCCAAAGAAATTGATGATCATCGGCGCCGGAATAGTCGGCTGCGAGTATGCCACGATCTTTTCCAATTTCAAGCAGACAAAAGTATATCTTGTCGATCACATGGAGCGCATTATCCCATATGAAGACGCCGATATCAGCAATTTCGTCAGCAGCAACCTAGTGTCACGTCAACCTTGTAATGTCGTAAAAAATGTGGTAAGTATGCTTCATAATCAACCCGGGAGGATTGGAT
- a CDS encoding short-chain fatty acid transporter, whose product MIRAMGSVFDRWARRWMPDPMLFAILLTFLTYILGLILTESGPFDMIKHWYDGFWTLLSFGMQMCLILVTGHALATSQIVRGWIEKIAGIPDKQTSAIFLVTFVAAIASWINWGLGIIVGALVAREVGRSAHLRNIPMHYPLLGAAGYAGFLTWHGGLSASAPLLVATEKHFLVDQIGIIPTSQTLFSPLNIFITLALIIFIPITCMLMAPKKEEDIVEIKHVDITLVEKEITEELPEQDMVPADWFENSKVISAIIGIMGMVYVFWYFGTKGFQLNLDIVNFTFLFLGILFQRTPLNYIRAVSKGARSCAGIIVQFPFYAGIMGMMKFSGLVAIMAGWFVAISNPTTFPVFTFISAGFVNMFVPSGGGQWAVQGPIMVKAAQALDISINKIIMAVAYGDEWTNMLQPFWALALLGITGLKAREIVGYTMVALVVSAVIFILGLLFLPA is encoded by the coding sequence ATGATTAGAGCAATGGGAAGTGTTTTTGATCGCTGGGCGCGCCGGTGGATGCCGGACCCCATGTTGTTCGCAATCCTGCTGACATTCCTGACCTACATCCTGGGTTTGATTCTGACTGAAAGCGGACCGTTTGACATGATTAAACACTGGTATGACGGGTTCTGGACATTGCTGAGCTTCGGTATGCAGATGTGCCTGATTCTGGTAACCGGCCATGCCCTGGCAACATCACAAATCGTCAGGGGCTGGATTGAAAAAATTGCCGGAATACCGGACAAGCAAACCAGCGCCATTTTTCTGGTAACGTTTGTGGCAGCCATCGCGTCCTGGATCAACTGGGGACTGGGGATCATCGTGGGCGCCCTGGTAGCCCGCGAGGTGGGCCGCAGCGCGCACTTGAGAAACATCCCCATGCATTACCCCCTGCTGGGTGCGGCCGGCTATGCCGGTTTTTTGACCTGGCACGGCGGCCTCTCGGCATCGGCGCCGCTGCTGGTGGCCACTGAAAAGCATTTTCTGGTGGATCAGATCGGCATTATTCCCACCAGCCAGACCCTTTTCAGTCCTTTGAACATCTTCATCACCCTTGCCCTGATTATTTTCATACCGATTACCTGCATGCTGATGGCGCCCAAAAAAGAGGAGGACATCGTTGAAATAAAGCATGTCGATATCACTCTGGTGGAAAAAGAAATCACCGAAGAATTACCGGAGCAGGATATGGTCCCCGCCGACTGGTTTGAAAACAGCAAGGTCATCTCCGCCATCATCGGCATTATGGGAATGGTTTACGTATTCTGGTATTTCGGCACAAAGGGGTTCCAGCTGAACCTCGACATCGTCAATTTTACCTTCCTGTTTTTGGGAATCCTTTTCCAGCGAACCCCGCTGAACTACATCCGCGCCGTCAGTAAAGGCGCCCGTTCTTGCGCCGGGATTATTGTTCAGTTTCCGTTCTATGCCGGCATCATGGGCATGATGAAATTCTCGGGCCTGGTAGCCATTATGGCAGGCTGGTTTGTGGCCATTTCGAATCCAACGACCTTTCCCGTATTTACCTTTATCAGCGCCGGATTTGTGAATATGTTCGTGCCGTCCGGCGGCGGCCAATGGGCTGTTCAGGGCCCCATCATGGTCAAGGCCGCCCAGGCCCTTGACATCTCCATCAACAAAATCATTATGGCAGTAGCTTACGGGGACGAGTGGACCAACATGCTGCAACCTTTCTGGGCCCTGGCCCTGCTGGGCATTACCGGCTTAAAGGCCCGCGAAATAGTGGGATACACCATGGTGGCACTGGTGGTCAGTGCCGTGATATTTATCCTGGGGCTGCTGTTCCTGCCGGCCTGA